AGGGGGTTGACCGCCGCCGACTTATTTTGAGATACGACGCGTGCCATAGTACGACCTCAACATTTTTTGCGAGTGATCTCGCGGTTTTGGTTCGACGCGCTTACGCTTCTCTTTTAGCTCGTTTTTAAACGACCAAGGCCGGCTCCCATGGCGCCGGCTCGCGCACCTGCGGCCACATCGGATTGTGGATTGCCAGGTCAATTTGTCGAGCAAGTTGCACCATTCCCTCATAGCCAGCGTAAGCGTGATGACGCTCCTGGTTGATGTCGAGCCAGGGCAGTTTTGCCTTTAGCGCTATATACTGGGTGCGTCCGCCCGACAGCATGATGTCAGCCTTTCTCTCGAGTAGAAGCGAGAAAAGTTCGCGCGGCGACATCGACTCGAACAGGAGGTTCTCCTCCTTCAGGGTCTGTTTCACTCGCTCTCTATCTTCGAGCGTCGATTTCTTGACTGATGTGCCGACGATCTCCATGCCGATCTCCATCAAGGCATGGACGACCGACCATGATTTCACGCCGCCTGTATTTAGAAGCACGCGCTTGCCCTCAAGGCGAGGTCGGTAGGCTTCCAGCCTCTTCCACACTTTTTCCTCTTCTTCCGCTACAAGGATTTCCGTGCGACGCAAAAGCGAGGGGTCGGCACCTTTCCTTACAAGCAGATCGGCGATCCGCCGGAGCGCCTCCGAGGTGCCGGAAATGCCATAGAAGGAGCCCTCAAAAAATGGAATGTCCCAGCGTTCCTGCATCTTACGTGCCAAAGCAACGAACGCTGTCGAACACACCGTCATCGCTGCGCGTGAGCGGTGGGCGGAGGCGACGTGCAGGTATCGCGCGTCTCCCGGGATACAGGCGCGGACGCGGATGCCGAGCTTATCCAAGAGCGGCTTCACCAGCCAGAACTCACCCGAGAGGTTAAATTCGCCGAGTATGTTGATATCGCAAACGCTTGGTTCATCGGCCTCCACGGTACCAATGACATGCTTTAGTAGCGCCTCGCCCGCTAGCTTGTTGCCGAGGTTCTTAGATCCGAGGAAGCCTGGCGCATTGACCGGCACCACTGGTAACGCAAATTCGTCCGACGCTCGCTTGCAAACAACCTCGATGTCGTCGCCGATCATAGCCGTTATGCAGGTTGAATAGACGAAGATTGCCGCGGGCGCATACCCCTCCTTAATTTCCCGGATTGCTTTAAAGAGCTTCCGTTCACTGTGGCCCATTACGATGTCGATTTCCGTAAGATCAGTCGTGAAGCTCGTGCGCCAAAGTGTTGGACCTGACGAGGCAGTGCCACGGTTGTCCCAGGAATTTCCCTCGCAGGCGAGCGGTCCGTGAATCAGATGCGCGACATCGGTAATCGGCTGCAATGCGACCTTGGCGCCGTCGAAAGCGCAACCGCCGACAGCCGTTCCCGGGGCCATTGGCCTCGCGCAATTCTTTCGGCGCGCCTTAGGACCCTTGCCGCCGCTCCTTTCACTCGCTAGCTCGTGGAAGGCATCTTTGATGTTGGCGTTGGGCGAGGACATTCGTCTGCCTTCATATCTGGTTTGAGAGATAGGCCGCCTGGCCGGCCGCCGCTCTTAGCGAGTGAGGTCATACGAATAGTCTGTCACACCGGCGTGCATTGTTTCGCGATCGAGGTTGTCGAAGATCTTGTCGAGGATCGCGGTCAAAAGACGCAGTCCGCCCTGGTAGCCCATGAGGGGGAATCGATGATGATGGTGCCGGTCAAAAATTGGAAAGGTTAGCCGAACCAGTGGGGTACCGGTGTCCCGTTCGAGATACTTCCCATAAGAATTGCCTATCAGGAGATCCACGGGCTCAGTGAAAAGTAGCGAGCGCAGTGCCCAGAGATCTTTGCCTGGCCAAACCTGTGCATTCTTCCCGAAGGGCGAGGATGCGAGGAGTTCCTTCATCTCGTCCTCCCAAGCTGAGGTGCCGTTAGTGGCAAGGCAGTGGGTTGGCTCGCCGCCGGTTTCCATGATGAAGCGCGCCATCCCATAGACGAAATCTGGATCGCCGTAGATCGCGTATTTTTTTCCATACAGCCAAGCTTGGCTGTCCGCCATCGCGTCGATGAGTCGCCCGCGCTCCAGACGGATCACCTCGGGAATTTCTCTCGTGGAAATGTCAGATATCGCCATCAGGAGTTCGTCGGTAGCTTCGACGCCAAGAGGATAGCGGAAGGAGGTCGTCGCTTGTCCAACGGCTCTGCAGTAATCCAGCGTCTTGCGAGTGTTGTAATATTGCAGGGACAACGTCCCCTCCGCGTTCAACGCCGCCTTCACGTCATTGATTTTGGTCCCCCCGTCATACATACGAAAGTTACCATCGGAGGGGGTATCGAACTGATCTGATGCGTCCTGGATGAACATGTAAGTCACTTGCATCAAGTCGAGCAGGCGTTTTAATTCGCGATTGTTCCCAACGCAGAAGCCATCAAATCCAGGAATGATGTTAACAGAAGCGGTGGCTTCACTTCGCGCGGTGCCCTTCCAGAAATTCTCCAGCACACCTTTTACCATGCTGTCGTAGCCATCGACATGGCTGCCGACAAAGGCTGGTGTGTGGGCAAAGGGGACATCGAAATCGCGCGGGACCGAACCTTCACTTTTGGCATTTTCGATAAAACCATGCAGGTCATCTCCGATGACCTCTGCCATACATGTGGTCGACACCGCGATCATCTTCGGGTTATAGAGCTTGTACGTGTTGGCGAGACCGTCGACCATATTTTTCAGGCCACCAAAAACAGCCGCGTCTTCTGTCATCGATGACGAGACCACCGATGACGGCTCCTTGAAATGGCGCGATAGGTGCGATCTGTAGTAGGCAACGCAACCTTGGCTGCCATGGACGAACGACATCGTTCGCTCGAATCCCGCCGCTGCGAACACCGCACCGAGGGGCTGGCAGGCTTTGGCTGGATTGACGACAAGGGCTTGGCGGGCCAAGTTTTTCTCTCGGTATTCCCAGCTCTTCGTGAATTCGCGCTGGTCCGACACGACCTGATCCGGGTGTGGGCACTCGAATTTCAGCTTTTTTTTGGCCAACATCTTCCTGTATTCCGGCTCGCAGAATAGGGGCGCGTGGTCGAGAGTTTTCTCAGCTGACTGCGGCATAGGGTCACCTCTTTCGATCTGGCCGCGGCTCAAGGGCGGTCCAGAAACATGCGTCGTTTAAGCCGTTGCGCGTTTACGCGCGAACGCTATGTTCTCACCCAGCAACCGCCGCCAAAATGCGGTCATTTTTCCAGGGCGCGTCGTAGAGACCCCAAACTGGATTGTTGATGGCCATGTCCATGTCCCGAGCGAAAATTGCGAAGCCGTCATAACCGTGATACGGACCAGAATAGTCCCAGGAGTGCATCTGACGGAATGGAATGCCCATTTTCTGCACCGGGTATTTTTCTTTAACGCCGGACCCGACGAGATCGGGCCGAATTCCCTCAATGAATTTCTCAAGTTCATAGCCAGTCACATCGTCGTAGATCAGCGTGCCATCTTTTACATAATGGCCAGTGCGCTGATAGTCGTCGCCGTGACCGAATTCGTAACCGGTTCCTACGATTTCCATCCCGAGGTCCTCATAGGCGGTGACGACGTGACGAGGACGCAATCCCCCGACGTAGAGCATCACCCGTTTGCCGGAAAGGCGCTGCCAGTATTTGTCGATTACGGCCCAAACGAGGGGTTGGTATTTGGCTATGACCTTTTCGGCTTTTTCTTGGATCTCCGGCCCGAAGTGTTCGGCAATGTTGCGCAGCGAGGCATCGATTTGGGAGTGTCCAAAGAAATTATATTCCATCCAAGGGATGCCATATTTTTCCTCCATGTGCCTGGAGATGTAATTCATCGACCGATAGCAGTGAATGAGGTTGAGTGCCGCTCTCGGCGCGCGCTCCACTTCGGCGAGAGTTGCATCTCCGGACCAGTTGCCGACCACGCGCAATCCGATCTCCTCGAGCAGGATGCGTGAGGCCCATGCGTCGCCGCCAATGTTATAGTCGCCTATGACATTTACGTCGTAGGGACCTGGATCGAATTTTATGTCTTTCTTGTCGAAGACCCAATCTCGAATTGCGTCGTTGGCGATGTGGTGGCCAAGCGATTGCGACACGCCACGGAAGCCTTCGCAGCGTACTGGCACGACGGTCGTCGCGTGTTCTTTGGCCTTCTTTCGCGCTACGGCCTCAATATCGTCGCCAATCAGACCGATCGGACATTCCGATTGTAGGGTGATGCCATTGCTTAGCGGGAAAAGTTCAGCAATCTCATCGATGACCTTTTCCAGTTTCTTGTCACCACCGAAAACGATATCTTTTTCCTGAAAATCAGATGTAAATTGCATCGTCACGAATGTGTCGATGCCTGTCAGACCGACGTAATAGTTGCGACGTTGCGACCAGGAATATTGACCGCAACCCACAGGCCCGTGTGAAATGTGAACCATATCCTTGATTGGTCCCCAGACGACACCTTTTGAACCGGCGTAAGCGCAGCCGCGGATCGTCATCACGCCTGGAACAGACTTGATGTTCGACTTTACCTCGCATTCGCTGGTCGCGTTTCCGTCCTTTTCGCTCGTTGCAAGGCTAAGGTGCTTACTGCGGCGCTTTGCTGCTTTGTCCGGGTATTGGGAGAGCACATCCGCTATAAGCTTCGCATGGAAGTCACTGTCATTGTGGTATTTGAAGGTCATTGACGCTACCCCTTGAAAAAGTCTGGGTGAAGTCTCATTGGCGAAACCTCCCTCACGCGATGCCGGGCGCTTTGCGTGTCGCTGGTCGCACGTGTCAGTGTGATCACTGGGCAGCTGTCAACTTGGCATCCCTGGCTTGAAGTTCGGCAAGCATCTGCTC
This is a stretch of genomic DNA from Rhizobium bangladeshense. It encodes these proteins:
- the nifE gene encoding nitrogenase iron-molybdenum cofactor biosynthesis protein NifE, yielding MSSPNANIKDAFHELASERSGGKGPKARRKNCARPMAPGTAVGGCAFDGAKVALQPITDVAHLIHGPLACEGNSWDNRGTASSGPTLWRTSFTTDLTEIDIVMGHSERKLFKAIREIKEGYAPAAIFVYSTCITAMIGDDIEVVCKRASDEFALPVVPVNAPGFLGSKNLGNKLAGEALLKHVIGTVEADEPSVCDINILGEFNLSGEFWLVKPLLDKLGIRVRACIPGDARYLHVASAHRSRAAMTVCSTAFVALARKMQERWDIPFFEGSFYGISGTSEALRRIADLLVRKGADPSLLRRTEILVAEEEEKVWKRLEAYRPRLEGKRVLLNTGGVKSWSVVHALMEIGMEIVGTSVKKSTLEDRERVKQTLKEENLLFESMSPRELFSLLLERKADIMLSGGRTQYIALKAKLPWLDINQERHHAYAGYEGMVQLARQIDLAIHNPMWPQVREPAPWEPALVV
- the nifK gene encoding nitrogenase molybdenum-iron protein subunit beta, whose protein sequence is MPQSAEKTLDHAPLFCEPEYRKMLAKKKLKFECPHPDQVVSDQREFTKSWEYREKNLARQALVVNPAKACQPLGAVFAAAGFERTMSFVHGSQGCVAYYRSHLSRHFKEPSSVVSSSMTEDAAVFGGLKNMVDGLANTYKLYNPKMIAVSTTCMAEVIGDDLHGFIENAKSEGSVPRDFDVPFAHTPAFVGSHVDGYDSMVKGVLENFWKGTARSEATASVNIIPGFDGFCVGNNRELKRLLDLMQVTYMFIQDASDQFDTPSDGNFRMYDGGTKINDVKAALNAEGTLSLQYYNTRKTLDYCRAVGQATTSFRYPLGVEATDELLMAISDISTREIPEVIRLERGRLIDAMADSQAWLYGKKYAIYGDPDFVYGMARFIMETGGEPTHCLATNGTSAWEDEMKELLASSPFGKNAQVWPGKDLWALRSLLFTEPVDLLIGNSYGKYLERDTGTPLVRLTFPIFDRHHHHRFPLMGYQGGLRLLTAILDKIFDNLDRETMHAGVTDYSYDLTR
- the nifD gene encoding nitrogenase molybdenum-iron protein alpha chain; amino-acid sequence: MTFKYHNDSDFHAKLIADVLSQYPDKAAKRRSKHLSLATSEKDGNATSECEVKSNIKSVPGVMTIRGCAYAGSKGVVWGPIKDMVHISHGPVGCGQYSWSQRRNYYVGLTGIDTFVTMQFTSDFQEKDIVFGGDKKLEKVIDEIAELFPLSNGITLQSECPIGLIGDDIEAVARKKAKEHATTVVPVRCEGFRGVSQSLGHHIANDAIRDWVFDKKDIKFDPGPYDVNVIGDYNIGGDAWASRILLEEIGLRVVGNWSGDATLAEVERAPRAALNLIHCYRSMNYISRHMEEKYGIPWMEYNFFGHSQIDASLRNIAEHFGPEIQEKAEKVIAKYQPLVWAVIDKYWQRLSGKRVMLYVGGLRPRHVVTAYEDLGMEIVGTGYEFGHGDDYQRTGHYVKDGTLIYDDVTGYELEKFIEGIRPDLVGSGVKEKYPVQKMGIPFRQMHSWDYSGPYHGYDGFAIFARDMDMAINNPVWGLYDAPWKNDRILAAVAG